The genomic window CGAAGTGCGTCCGGCCACCGCCTCCATCACCACCCACCTGGACGGCTACGAATGGGGCGACGAACTCTACATGAAGACCCACTGGGCCACCAAGGTCTTCGGAAGCCCCATGAACATCTACGAGGTGCATGCCGGCTCCTGGAGGCGCGACCCGGCGAACCCCGACCGCTTCCTCAACTGGGACGAACTTTCCGAACGCCTCATCCCCTACCTCAAAGAGATGGGCTACACCCACGTGGAATTCTTGCCGCTGGCGGAACACCCGCTGGACGAATCCTGGGGCTACCAGGTGACGGGCTACTACTCCCCCACCAGCCGCTACGGCACGCCCGACCAGTTCCGCCACTTTGTGGACCTGTGCCACCAGAACGAAATCGGCGTGATTCTCGACTGGGTTCCGGCACACTTCCCCAAAGACGCCCACGCCCTTGGCCGCTTTGACGGCACCGCCTGCTACGAGCATGCCGACCCGCGCCAAGGCGAACACCCCCACTGGGGCACCTACATCTTCAACCTGGGCCGCAACGAAGTCAAGAACTTCCTCATTGCAAACGCCATGTACTGGCTCAAGGAATTCCACTGCGACGGTCTCCGCGTAGATGCCGTGGCATCCATGCTCTACCTGGACTACGGCAAGGGCCCGGGCGAATGGGTGCCCAACAAGGACGGCGGCAACATCAACTACGACACCATCGAGTTCCTGAAACACCTGAACAGCATCATGGGCCGCCTCACGCCTCATGCCATCCTCATTGCCGAAGAATCCACCAGCTTCCCCAGCATCACCCGTCCGCCGGAGCAGGGGGGCTTAGGCTTCCACTACAAGTGGAACATGGGCTGGATGAACGACTTCCTGAGTTACATCCAGCACGAGCCCATCCACCGCAAGTACCACCACAACCAGCTGACCTTCAGCATGGTGTACGCCTACAGCGAAAACTTCATCCAGGTGTTCAGCCACGACGAGGTGGTCCACGGCAAGGGCTCCATGCTTGGCAAGATGCCCGGCGACAACTGGCAGAAATTTGCAAACCTCCGCCTCACCTACGCCTTCCAGTACGCCCACCCGGGCAAGGTGCTGAACTTCATGGGCAACGAGTTCGGGCAGTTCCGGGAATGGAACGAGAAGCAGTCCCTGGACTGGCACCTGATTACCTGGGATAGCCACGGAAAACTGCTGCAGATGGTGAAGGTGCTGAACCACCTGTACAAGGAAAACTCGCCCTTCTGGGAAATCGACCACTACCACACCGGATTCGAATGGATCTGGTGCGACGACGCCGACAACTCCATCGTTTCCTTTGTCCGCAAGGACGACCACGGGAACCAGATTCTCTGCGTGTTCAACTTCACGCCGGTGGTCCGCAACGACTACCGCCTGGGCGCACCCACCCGCGGCGCCTGGAAAGAAATCTTCAACACCGACGCCGACATGTTCGGCGGCTCCAACGTGGGTAACCTGGGCGAAGTCTGGACCCAGGACATCCCGTGGCAGAACAGGCAGTGGAGCCTCAACATCAAGCTCCCGCCCCTGGCCGCGGTGTTCTTCCTGCTGGAGAGGTAATTCGGAGTTCGGAGTTCGAAATTGTTTTTTAGAATACAACTCTGAAATCCGAATTCAAAAA from Fibrobacter sp. includes these protein-coding regions:
- the glgB gene encoding 1,4-alpha-glucan branching protein GlgB, with amino-acid sequence MDWNDFTTLTRDQMLPIWDFYCSDPFSVLGIHPLETDKGIKTVIRTYQPQASFVRGESCDGEVEFDFVKLGDTGFYEAILDMEFEPFFYNLIIKQEGGIEYTLTDPYAFQPVLSEFDRHLISTGTHYELYRKLGANLVEHQGFKGVQFAVWAPNARAVSVVGSFNSWDGRRHQMRMLGSSGIWEIFIPNIGENELYRFEIHGADGNLHVKVDPLAKLSEVRPATASITTHLDGYEWGDELYMKTHWATKVFGSPMNIYEVHAGSWRRDPANPDRFLNWDELSERLIPYLKEMGYTHVEFLPLAEHPLDESWGYQVTGYYSPTSRYGTPDQFRHFVDLCHQNEIGVILDWVPAHFPKDAHALGRFDGTACYEHADPRQGEHPHWGTYIFNLGRNEVKNFLIANAMYWLKEFHCDGLRVDAVASMLYLDYGKGPGEWVPNKDGGNINYDTIEFLKHLNSIMGRLTPHAILIAEESTSFPSITRPPEQGGLGFHYKWNMGWMNDFLSYIQHEPIHRKYHHNQLTFSMVYAYSENFIQVFSHDEVVHGKGSMLGKMPGDNWQKFANLRLTYAFQYAHPGKVLNFMGNEFGQFREWNEKQSLDWHLITWDSHGKLLQMVKVLNHLYKENSPFWEIDHYHTGFEWIWCDDADNSIVSFVRKDDHGNQILCVFNFTPVVRNDYRLGAPTRGAWKEIFNTDADMFGGSNVGNLGEVWTQDIPWQNRQWSLNIKLPPLAAVFFLLER